One region of Verrucomicrobiia bacterium genomic DNA includes:
- a CDS encoding immunoglobulin domain-containing protein, translating to MVKQDIGRFVAGAVLLLLWQTRAPAERLVYEGLNDAGAGANLAGLNGGTGWNGGWQTVAGSGGVVVAGSLVAGAGAPAGFDARSTGAAALVNSTSRVGRWLDCSPGGPFGTHGYLDAGGQVGADGKTVYVGFLQQPNSALKFYEFEFHRGNLDDPGRVAGIGNDLDAATVNWRAPNTTQTPLGPGSTNVNFYVVRIDFKPGNDDVYVYRNPTGATEAENEPVLTLLATADLSFDGLSLAAFLNGVTVKHDEIRLGETWADVLGNPPVFVVQPTNQAGYVGQTVTFTAQAQSPLPLHYHWQRGTNALPGQTNTSLTLSNVQLGDAGQYSVTASNALGVATSAPAALSMQIIALNLSGSRNVLVGPGTNLVLQASVGGAAPLTLQWYRDDEAVGGATNATLAPADAGVFAAGQYALVAGNSHGSVTSAVVNVFPDFGGLLAYEGFNYGQSSGDIGGAHGGFGWAGPWVNVNGATSQSYSNSLTAGANAPAGYDAHSLGGALFSANASRKGRYLNCSDSGPLALRGLLDEHGNLGADGTTIYLSFLQQPSALVQFYEFELKRGDLGDGGRMAGIGNDTGDTRAHLRIESPPGGASTFYDLGSGSTGANFYVLRIDYHAGNDTLTVYRNPTSQTEPASPTLALTNIADLSFNGISFGAYLNGVTVTHDEVRIGMTWADVIGRTVSWLQLAQRTNDASHLLLAASPNYSYQLQAATNVTGPWLGLGNVTTSAFGAARFIETNVTHWQRFYRLLNGAAAAGPSGRDIVIADFEQPTYGAWTTTGTAFGSGPASGALPNQQPVSGYQGAGLVNSYNGGDPATGTLTSPPFVITRPYLNFLIGGGNLPGQACLNLIISNGIVRTATGNDSEMLQPQQWDVRDLFGQTATLQIVDSATGGWGHINVDQIVLADDAFPSLSRTLLLTNNLLNLPVKNGAALKRVTVSVGGNPVRDFDIPLAAGAPDWWAFVDVAAFSNQTATVSVSSLAPGSTGLSAVMQTNGIVGATNLYRETLRPQLHFSSARGWLNDANGMIYAGGQYHLYYQHDPFTWDGSGQKWWGHAASPDLVHWQEMPEGIYSHAYGDDVWSGSAVVDSANTGGFKTGTNDVIVAAYYSTARGECIAYSNDGGQSFTDYPGNPVVVHAGTGRDPHLLWYAPSNYWVMAVYDDAGGNGVQFYSSPDFRHWTFRSKIYNGFFECPDLFPLAVDGDTNNVQWLLCDASSSYQLGEFDGVKFTPATPKLAGNRGAGFYASQTFTRMPPGDPRVVRMGWAIIGMPGMPFNQMMYFPTELNLRTTADGVRLCSTPVAEITNAAANVYAWTNLVLSPGYNPLAGIRGTLFDLKAQFNAGTAQTLNFTFQGVTVTYNAATQQVACNGIVNALPPVNGRVTLEIIVDRDSLEIFGNDGALYMPLPVSNPAGTGLASLTCTGGTATFNSLTVTKLKSIWPAP from the coding sequence ATGGTGAAGCAAGACATTGGGCGGTTCGTGGCCGGGGCGGTTTTATTGTTGCTGTGGCAAACCCGTGCGCCGGCTGAACGGCTGGTTTATGAAGGGCTCAACGACGCGGGCGCCGGGGCGAACCTCGCCGGGCTGAACGGCGGCACGGGATGGAACGGCGGCTGGCAAACGGTTGCCGGTTCGGGCGGCGTGGTGGTGGCGGGCAGTCTGGTGGCGGGCGCCGGCGCGCCGGCAGGGTTTGATGCGCGTTCAACCGGTGCGGCCGCGCTGGTCAATTCAACCAGCCGCGTGGGGCGCTGGCTGGATTGCTCCCCCGGCGGGCCATTCGGAACACACGGTTATCTCGATGCCGGCGGGCAGGTCGGGGCTGATGGCAAAACCGTGTATGTCGGCTTCCTGCAACAGCCCAACAGCGCGCTCAAGTTTTACGAGTTTGAATTCCACCGCGGTAATCTCGATGATCCCGGACGCGTTGCTGGCATTGGCAACGACCTCGATGCCGCCACCGTCAACTGGCGCGCGCCGAACACCACGCAAACGCCGCTCGGCCCCGGCAGCACCAATGTGAATTTCTACGTCGTGCGCATCGATTTCAAACCGGGCAACGACGATGTTTACGTTTATCGCAATCCGACCGGTGCCACCGAAGCAGAGAACGAGCCCGTGCTGACCCTGCTGGCAACGGCGGACCTGTCGTTCGATGGCCTTTCGCTCGCCGCGTTCCTCAATGGCGTGACCGTGAAGCACGACGAAATCCGGCTCGGTGAAACCTGGGCCGATGTGCTGGGCAATCCGCCGGTGTTTGTGGTGCAGCCGACGAACCAGGCGGGTTATGTCGGTCAAACCGTGACCTTCACCGCGCAGGCGCAGTCCCCGCTGCCGTTGCATTATCATTGGCAGCGCGGCACGAACGCGCTGCCCGGCCAGACCAACACCAGCCTGACCTTGTCGAACGTTCAGTTGGGCGACGCCGGTCAGTATTCCGTCACCGCGTCCAACGCGCTGGGTGTTGCCACCAGTGCGCCCGCGGCCCTGAGCATGCAGATCATCGCCCTGAACCTCTCTGGTTCGCGCAACGTGCTGGTGGGCCCGGGCACCAATCTGGTCCTCCAGGCTTCCGTGGGCGGAGCTGCGCCGCTGACGTTGCAGTGGTATCGCGATGATGAGGCGGTGGGCGGCGCGACAAACGCGACGTTGGCGCCGGCGGATGCGGGCGTGTTCGCGGCCGGCCAGTATGCGCTCGTGGCCGGCAACTCCCATGGCAGCGTGACGAGCGCCGTCGTCAACGTCTTTCCTGATTTCGGCGGCTTGCTGGCGTATGAAGGCTTCAACTACGGCCAAAGCAGCGGTGACATTGGCGGCGCCCACGGCGGCTTTGGTTGGGCCGGCCCCTGGGTCAATGTCAACGGCGCCACGTCACAGTCGTATTCCAACAGCCTGACGGCAGGCGCGAACGCTCCGGCCGGCTACGATGCCCATTCGCTGGGTGGGGCCTTGTTCAGCGCCAACGCGTCGCGCAAGGGGCGTTACCTCAACTGCTCGGACTCCGGCCCGTTGGCGCTGCGTGGCTTGCTGGATGAGCACGGCAACCTCGGGGCTGACGGCACGACGATCTACCTCAGCTTCCTCCAACAACCCAGCGCGCTGGTGCAGTTTTATGAATTTGAATTGAAGCGCGGCGATCTGGGCGATGGCGGGCGGATGGCCGGCATTGGCAACGACACGGGCGACACCCGCGCGCACTTGCGCATTGAGTCGCCGCCCGGCGGCGCCTCGACGTTTTACGACCTGGGCTCCGGCAGCACGGGCGCCAACTTCTACGTCCTGCGGATCGATTATCACGCGGGCAACGACACGTTGACGGTGTATCGCAATCCCACGTCGCAGACCGAGCCGGCATCACCGACGCTGGCGCTCACGAACATTGCCGATCTGTCGTTCAACGGGATTTCCTTCGGCGCGTATCTTAACGGAGTCACCGTCACACACGACGAGGTGCGGATCGGAATGACTTGGGCGGATGTCATTGGCCGGACAGTGTCGTGGTTGCAACTGGCGCAACGGACCAACGACGCCTCGCACCTGCTCCTCGCCGCGTCTCCGAACTACAGCTACCAATTGCAGGCCGCCACCAATGTGACGGGCCCGTGGCTGGGTTTGGGCAATGTGACGACGTCCGCCTTCGGCGCCGCACGCTTCATCGAAACCAACGTGACGCACTGGCAACGTTTTTACCGCCTGTTGAACGGTGCCGCGGCTGCGGGGCCGTCCGGCAGGGACATCGTCATCGCGGATTTTGAGCAGCCCACTTACGGCGCGTGGACCACCACGGGCACAGCGTTTGGTTCGGGCCCGGCGTCGGGCGCGTTGCCAAATCAACAGCCAGTCAGCGGTTATCAGGGTGCGGGTCTGGTGAATTCCTACAATGGCGGCGACCCGGCCACCGGCACGCTGACGTCACCGCCGTTCGTGATCACCCGGCCTTACCTGAACTTTCTCATCGGCGGCGGAAACCTTCCGGGGCAGGCCTGCCTGAATCTCATCATCAGCAACGGGATCGTGCGAACGGCCACCGGGAACGACAGCGAGATGTTGCAGCCGCAGCAATGGGACGTCCGCGACCTGTTCGGACAGACGGCGACGTTGCAGATTGTGGATTCCGCCACGGGCGGGTGGGGTCACATCAATGTGGACCAGATTGTGTTGGCCGACGACGCGTTCCCATCGTTGTCCCGGACGCTGCTGCTGACGAATAATTTGCTCAACCTGCCTGTCAAGAACGGGGCCGCGTTGAAGCGCGTCACGGTCAGCGTGGGCGGAAATCCTGTGCGCGACTTTGACATCCCGTTGGCCGCCGGCGCGCCGGATTGGTGGGCGTTTGTGGATGTGGCGGCGTTCTCGAACCAGACCGCCACCGTATCGGTGAGCAGTCTGGCGCCGGGCTCCACGGGTTTAAGCGCCGTGATGCAGACCAACGGCATTGTCGGCGCCACGAATCTTTACCGCGAGACGCTGCGGCCGCAGTTGCACTTTTCGAGCGCCCGCGGCTGGCTCAACGATGCCAACGGCATGATTTACGCCGGCGGGCAGTATCACCTGTATTATCAGCACGACCCGTTCACCTGGGACGGCTCCGGACAGAAATGGTGGGGACACGCCGCAAGCCCGGATCTGGTGCACTGGCAGGAAATGCCGGAAGGAATTTATTCTCATGCTTACGGCGACGATGTCTGGTCCGGCAGCGCCGTGGTGGATTCCGCAAACACCGGCGGGTTTAAAACGGGCACGAACGACGTCATCGTGGCGGCGTATTACAGCACGGCTCGCGGCGAATGCATCGCATACAGCAACGATGGCGGGCAAAGCTTCACGGATTACCCTGGCAATCCGGTGGTGGTGCATGCCGGAACCGGTCGTGATCCGCACCTGCTGTGGTATGCGCCTTCCAATTACTGGGTCATGGCCGTTTATGATGATGCGGGCGGCAACGGCGTGCAGTTCTACTCCTCGCCGGATTTCCGGCATTGGACGTTCCGCAGCAAAATCTATAATGGGTTTTTCGAGTGCCCGGATCTGTTCCCGCTGGCGGTCGATGGCGACACCAACAACGTGCAATGGCTGCTCTGCGACGCCAGCAGCAGCTATCAACTCGGGGAGTTCGACGGGGTGAAATTCACACCGGCCACACCCAAACTGGCGGGCAACCGCGGCGCCGGGTTCTACGCGTCGCAAACCTTCACCCGCATGCCACCCGGCGATCCGCGTGTGGTGCGGATGGGCTGGGCCATCATCGGCATGCCCGGAATGCCGTTCAACCAGATGATGTATTTCCCAACCGAACTGAACCTGCGCACCACGGCGGACGGCGTGCGCCTGTGTTCCACGCCCGTGGCTGAAATCACCAACGCCGCCGCAAACGTTTACGCGTGGACGAATCTGGTGTTGAGCCCGGGCTACAATCCGCTCGCCGGAATTCGCGGCACCCTGTTCGATTTGAAAGCGCAATTCAACGCGGGCACGGCGCAGACCCTCAACTTCACCTTTCAGGGCGTGACGGTCACCTACAACGCGGCGACCCAGCAAGTCGCCTGCAACGGAATCGTCAATGCCTTGCCGCCGGTGAACGGCCGTGTCACGCTCGAAATCATCGTGGATCGCGACTCGCTGGAAATCTTCGGCAACGATGGCGCGCTTTACATGCCGTTGCCCGTCAGCAATCCCGCCGGCACCGGCCTGGCCTCACTCACATGCACCGGCGGCACCGCGACCTTCAATTCCCTGACGGTGACCAAACTCAAATCCATCTGGCCGGCGCCATGA